One window of Chryseobacterium indologenes genomic DNA carries:
- a CDS encoding nuclear transport factor 2 family protein yields MNNNIQETVQEFLQYLSGRNLTELTNLFSDNVDWYIPGDEQKAPWLGVRNNKQEISDFFELLWKNTEPVSAKIDHIFTDNENAVITGEFATKMLETGNIAESLFCIQMRIQNNKIIRYRLLEDSLAVSKSLEK; encoded by the coding sequence ATGAATAACAACATTCAAGAAACCGTTCAGGAGTTCCTTCAGTATCTTTCTGGGAGAAATCTGACAGAATTAACTAATTTATTTTCGGACAATGTAGATTGGTATATCCCTGGAGATGAACAAAAAGCACCGTGGCTGGGAGTAAGAAACAATAAACAGGAAATCTCTGATTTTTTTGAACTTTTATGGAAAAATACAGAACCTGTTTCTGCTAAAATTGACCATATTTTCACCGACAATGAAAATGCTGTTATCACAGGAGAATTTGCAACGAAGATGCTTGAAACAGGTAATATTGCAGAGTCTTTATTCTGTATTCAGATGCGTATTCAAAACAATAAGATTATACGCTACAGATTGCTAGAAGATAGTCTGGCTGTTTCGAAATCTTTGGAAAAGTAG
- a CDS encoding Crp/Fnr family transcriptional regulator, with protein MVEKLFQSGIHWEKKEFKRNEFLKISGSTDTNIYFIENGSVRIFMMDENEERIIRFGYTGNIIVSLDSFLSGKPSDLYIQAIKKSTVRIASKKDFYEFIQSSEKHLKFWMDILEDLVLQQLEREKDLLINAPGERFERVLKRSPKLFQEVPNKYIANYLRMSPETLSRLKKP; from the coding sequence ATGGTTGAAAAATTGTTTCAAAGCGGAATCCATTGGGAAAAGAAAGAATTCAAACGGAATGAGTTTCTTAAGATTTCAGGCAGTACGGATACTAATATTTATTTTATTGAAAACGGCAGTGTCCGGATTTTCATGATGGATGAAAATGAAGAGAGAATTATCCGTTTCGGATATACCGGAAATATTATTGTCAGTCTTGACTCTTTTTTATCAGGAAAGCCCTCTGATCTATACATTCAGGCTATTAAAAAATCAACCGTGAGAATTGCTTCAAAAAAGGATTTTTATGAGTTTATACAATCCAGTGAAAAACATCTGAAATTTTGGATGGATATTCTGGAAGATCTGGTGTTGCAGCAGCTCGAAAGAGAAAAAGATTTGCTGATCAATGCTCCGGGAGAACGCTTTGAGAGAGTTTTAAAACGAAGTCCAAAGCTATTTCAGGAAGTTCCCAATAAATATATTGCCAATTACCTGAGAATGTCACCGGAAACGTTGTCCAGACTTAAAAAACCTTGA
- a CDS encoding DinB family protein: protein MKISTSALLNELKERTSQHLEYAQTLTLKTEEELNFRNSQDSWSALECLEHLNRYGDFYIPEITNRTDTSKIPPKDIFKPGILGNYFAKSMLPKENLNKMKTLKIMNPIHSQLNKTVIEKFISQQKQLLSLLEKAQNIDLERTKTSISISKLIKLKLGDTFRFVIYHNERHIEQIKRILAS, encoded by the coding sequence ATGAAAATTTCAACTTCAGCATTATTAAATGAATTAAAGGAAAGAACCAGTCAGCATTTGGAATATGCGCAGACTCTCACCCTAAAAACAGAAGAAGAGCTGAACTTCAGAAATTCACAAGATAGTTGGAGTGCGCTGGAATGCCTGGAACACCTCAATCGTTACGGAGACTTCTATATTCCGGAAATCACCAATAGAACAGATACCTCCAAAATTCCTCCGAAAGATATTTTCAAACCGGGAATTCTAGGGAATTACTTTGCTAAAAGTATGCTTCCCAAAGAGAATTTGAATAAAATGAAAACGCTTAAAATAATGAATCCTATCCACAGTCAACTCAATAAAACAGTGATAGAGAAATTTATCAGTCAGCAAAAACAGTTACTCAGCTTATTAGAAAAAGCGCAGAATATTGATCTTGAAAGAACAAAAACGAGTATAAGTATTTCAAAACTGATCAAACTGAAACTGGGAGACACCTTTCGTTTTGTTATTTATCATAATGAAAGACATATTGAACAAATAAAACGAATTTTAGCTTCTTAA
- a CDS encoding methylated-DNA--[protein]-cysteine S-methyltransferase, translating into MEIIHQKNISTPLGEMIACAVDQGICLLEFTDRKNIEKQLKALSKALKAEIAEKEHPHFVQLEEELKEYFEGKRSHFEVPLFTTGTEFQEKVWQLLREIPMGEIRTYKQQSEILGNPKAIRAVGTANGINKIAILIPCHRVIGANGELVGYAGGIWRKQRLLELEKAILF; encoded by the coding sequence ATGGAAATTATACACCAAAAAAACATATCAACTCCACTGGGAGAAATGATTGCCTGTGCTGTAGACCAGGGAATCTGTCTGCTTGAATTTACAGATCGAAAGAATATTGAAAAACAGCTGAAAGCTCTGTCAAAAGCTTTGAAAGCAGAGATTGCAGAAAAAGAGCACCCTCATTTTGTACAGCTGGAAGAAGAACTGAAAGAATATTTTGAAGGAAAAAGAAGCCACTTCGAAGTTCCGCTATTTACCACAGGCACTGAATTTCAGGAAAAAGTCTGGCAGCTTCTCCGCGAAATTCCTATGGGAGAAATCAGAACGTATAAACAGCAATCGGAAATCTTAGGAAATCCCAAAGCAATACGTGCCGTAGGAACAGCAAATGGAATTAACAAGATTGCCATTTTAATCCCTTGTCACCGTGTGATAGGCGCTAATGGTGAACTTGTTGGTTATGCCGGTGGGATATGGAGAAAACAAAGATTACTGGAACTGGAAAAGGCTATTTTATTTTAG
- a CDS encoding DUF2911 domain-containing protein gives MKKLLAAVCISVSALSFAQDYSVPAASPRQKVEQQFSMSKISIDYGRPGVKGRKIFGELVPYGQVWRAGANSSTKITFGQSVNFGGKTVPAGTYGLFIVPTEKEWKVILNKDFQQWGAYTYDPKQDVVDVTVPVNKLADKQEWFEITLNPTDENTGNLVIKWDMAQAEVPLKPSKLDTVIKISDKLKEIKKIESDSTKKS, from the coding sequence GTGAAAAAGTTATTAGCAGCAGTTTGCATTTCAGTTTCAGCATTAAGTTTTGCTCAGGATTATTCTGTGCCGGCAGCAAGTCCGCGTCAGAAGGTTGAGCAGCAGTTTTCAATGTCTAAGATTTCCATCGACTACGGAAGACCAGGAGTGAAAGGGCGTAAAATTTTCGGGGAACTGGTTCCTTATGGTCAGGTTTGGAGAGCAGGTGCTAACTCGTCTACGAAAATTACTTTCGGACAGTCCGTTAATTTCGGTGGAAAAACAGTTCCTGCAGGAACTTACGGATTGTTCATCGTTCCTACAGAAAAAGAATGGAAAGTGATTCTGAATAAAGATTTCCAACAGTGGGGAGCTTACACTTACGATCCTAAACAGGACGTTGTAGATGTTACCGTACCGGTTAATAAATTAGCAGACAAACAAGAGTGGTTTGAAATTACCCTGAATCCTACCGATGAAAATACAGGAAACTTAGTGATCAAATGGGATATGGCTCAGGCAGAAGTTCCTTTGAAACCATCAAAATTAGATACTGTAATCAAGATTTCTGACAAGTTAAAAGAAATCAAGAAAATAGAATCAGATTCTACTAAAAAGAGCTAA
- a CDS encoding GNAT family N-acetyltransferase, producing the protein MNFSVQPVLENEEFQLIPLQQGDFESLYEVASDPKVWEQHPNKNRYQREVFEKFFTGAMESGGAFKIIEKATGDVLGSSRYYDFDEEDSHIFIGYTFYGTKSWGKGINPQVKKLMLDYIFQFVDKVHFHIGKENFRSQTALERLGGQKIAEEEVAYFAEPTRTNFVYEITKEAWI; encoded by the coding sequence ATGAATTTTTCTGTTCAGCCCGTTTTAGAGAATGAAGAATTTCAATTAATCCCCTTACAGCAAGGGGATTTTGAATCTTTATATGAAGTAGCTTCCGATCCTAAAGTCTGGGAACAGCATCCCAACAAAAACCGCTATCAGAGAGAGGTTTTCGAAAAATTTTTTACAGGAGCTATGGAAAGTGGCGGAGCTTTTAAGATTATTGAGAAAGCTACCGGAGACGTATTGGGAAGCAGCCGTTATTATGACTTTGATGAAGAAGACAGCCATATTTTCATCGGATATACTTTCTATGGAACAAAATCCTGGGGTAAAGGAATCAATCCACAGGTTAAAAAACTGATGCTGGATTATATTTTCCAGTTTGTAGATAAGGTCCATTTTCATATCGGAAAAGAAAATTTCCGTTCACAGACAGCTTTGGAAAGACTTGGAGGACAAAAAATTGCTGAAGAAGAAGTCGCATATTTTGCAGAGCCTACAAGAACCAATTTTGTATATGAAATCACAAAAGAAGCCTGGATATGA
- a CDS encoding cupin domain-containing protein — MKKYKIQHSPFIVPTNDGKLIEEHWGNSTGNSNVSIAHMVAPPDWSEPHQTPEFDEFTYIISGKKQFEIDGEIVTLEKGQSILIEKGARIRYSNPFSEPCEYLAICLPAFSMELVNREEEGVD, encoded by the coding sequence ATGAAAAAATATAAAATTCAACATTCACCATTTATAGTTCCTACTAACGATGGAAAACTGATAGAAGAGCATTGGGGAAATTCTACTGGAAACTCTAATGTTTCTATTGCTCATATGGTGGCACCTCCGGATTGGAGCGAGCCTCACCAGACCCCTGAATTTGATGAATTTACTTACATCATTTCAGGAAAAAAGCAGTTTGAAATTGATGGAGAGATTGTTACTCTGGAAAAAGGTCAGAGTATTCTTATTGAAAAAGGAGCAAGAATCCGATACAGTAATCCATTTTCAGAACCTTGCGAATACCTTGCCATCTGCCTGCCTGCATTTTCTATGGAGTTGGTCAACAGGGAAGAGGAAGGAGTAGATTAA
- a CDS encoding dienelactone hydrolase family protein, which yields MIRSILLTTMIMASGTLFSQKLKPVSYQDGAQKLNGLITSNAGKKLPGVLILPAWKGIDEEAKTAALELEKQGYIAFIADIYGEGKIPADNESAAKSSGYYKQNYNEYQKRISLALEQLKKNGAISDKTAVIGYCFGGTGALESARGHLPVAGVVSIHGSLARDQSRKNEALTAKILVENPADDKSVTPDDYNNLIKEMNEGNADWQIITYAHSKHTFTDPKSPDYNETMAKRAWNHTLMFLKEILK from the coding sequence ATGATACGTTCTATCTTATTAACCACAATGATTATGGCTTCAGGAACTCTTTTCAGTCAGAAACTTAAACCTGTTTCCTATCAGGACGGTGCACAGAAACTAAATGGTCTTATCACTTCCAATGCAGGAAAAAAACTTCCGGGAGTTTTGATTCTCCCAGCCTGGAAAGGGATTGACGAAGAAGCTAAAACAGCGGCTCTTGAACTTGAAAAACAAGGTTATATTGCTTTTATCGCTGATATTTACGGCGAAGGAAAAATTCCTGCAGACAATGAATCCGCCGCTAAAAGTTCAGGATACTACAAACAGAATTATAACGAATACCAGAAAAGAATTTCGCTTGCTTTGGAGCAGCTGAAGAAAAACGGGGCGATTTCTGATAAAACAGCTGTTATCGGTTATTGTTTTGGCGGTACCGGAGCGTTAGAATCAGCCAGAGGTCATCTTCCTGTTGCCGGAGTGGTTTCTATCCATGGAAGTCTTGCAAGGGATCAGAGCAGAAAAAATGAAGCTTTAACTGCTAAAATTCTGGTGGAAAATCCCGCTGATGATAAAAGTGTAACTCCTGATGATTACAATAACCTCATCAAAGAAATGAATGAAGGAAATGCCGACTGGCAGATTATCACATACGCTCACTCCAAACATACTTTCACAGATCCGAAATCACCGGATTATAATGAAACCATGGCGAAAAGAGCCTGGAATCATACCCTAATGTTTCTGAAAGAAATTTTGAAATAA
- a CDS encoding type I restriction enzyme HsdR N-terminal domain-containing protein, with the protein MELPKLNFQETFDFKFKKDKDKFFIYDLVRKTYLLLTPEEWVRQHWIHYYLTVKSYSTSALITEKKIVLNGLTKRVDLLITEKTEPVILIECKAPQIKLTEKTFEQTARYNSIIGAREIILTNGLQHINAYYKDGQYQFYRPE; encoded by the coding sequence ATGGAACTTCCAAAACTGAATTTTCAGGAAACTTTTGATTTTAAATTCAAGAAAGACAAAGATAAGTTTTTTATTTATGATTTGGTTCGTAAAACTTATCTTCTGCTCACTCCTGAGGAATGGGTAAGACAGCACTGGATACATTATTACCTTACTGTAAAATCCTATTCTACATCAGCCCTGATCACCGAAAAAAAGATTGTCCTGAATGGGCTTACCAAACGTGTAGATCTTTTGATTACCGAGAAAACAGAGCCTGTTATTCTGATCGAATGTAAAGCGCCACAGATCAAATTAACGGAGAAAACATTTGAACAGACCGCCAGGTATAATTCCATTATCGGAGCCAGAGAAATCATTCTGACCAATGGACTTCAGCATATCAATGCTTATTATAAAGACGGACAGTATCAGTTTTACAGACCGGAGTAA
- the holA gene encoding DNA polymerase III subunit delta → MKELDLILKNIKNKEVLPIYFFHGEEAYFIDVAVKALEHNFLEEDEKAFNQTVTYGKDTSYQEVLSLARQFPMMGDKQVIIVKEAQDLRFNEEENRILESYVENPVPSTVLVFAHKHKKLDSRKKAAKALDKAKALFLSESVKESNLPKWISDECAKLKINTAPNISHLLAEYLGNDLSRIVNELNKLKIILKEGELLDGTIVENHIGISKEYNIFELQKALGTKNANAAFKIAHFMGKNPKNNPFVMMLASLYNYFSNVIIYQTMAGQSPQTIASQMGVNPYFIKDYAESARLYPLKHATRVISILREFDMKGKGLGAVNMGEAELIRELVYKIINVDKIKMKV, encoded by the coding sequence ATGAAAGAATTAGATTTAATCCTCAAAAATATTAAAAATAAAGAAGTTTTACCTATTTATTTTTTCCACGGAGAAGAAGCTTACTTTATTGATGTCGCTGTGAAGGCCCTTGAGCATAACTTTCTGGAAGAAGACGAAAAAGCTTTCAATCAGACGGTTACTTATGGAAAAGATACTTCTTATCAGGAAGTTCTTTCTTTGGCCAGACAGTTTCCGATGATGGGAGACAAGCAGGTGATTATTGTGAAAGAAGCTCAGGATTTACGATTCAATGAAGAGGAAAACAGAATTTTGGAATCTTATGTAGAAAACCCTGTTCCTTCTACAGTATTGGTTTTTGCGCACAAACATAAGAAACTGGACAGCCGGAAAAAGGCAGCCAAAGCTTTAGATAAAGCCAAAGCTCTTTTTCTGAGTGAATCTGTAAAGGAAAGTAATCTTCCTAAATGGATTTCAGATGAATGTGCGAAACTGAAAATCAATACAGCCCCTAATATTTCCCATCTTCTGGCAGAATATCTTGGGAATGACCTGTCAAGAATCGTCAATGAACTCAACAAATTAAAAATCATTCTTAAAGAAGGTGAACTTCTTGACGGAACCATTGTTGAAAACCATATCGGGATCAGTAAAGAATATAATATTTTTGAGCTTCAAAAGGCTTTGGGGACCAAAAATGCCAATGCTGCTTTTAAAATTGCCCATTTTATGGGAAAGAACCCGAAGAATAACCCTTTTGTAATGATGCTGGCAAGCCTTTACAATTACTTTTCAAACGTTATTATCTATCAGACGATGGCCGGGCAGTCTCCACAGACTATTGCATCCCAGATGGGCGTTAATCCTTATTTCATTAAAGATTATGCGGAAAGTGCAAGACTTTATCCTTTAAAACATGCCACGAGAGTCATTTCTATTTTACGTGAGTTTGATATGAAAGGGAAAGGACTTGGAGCGGTGAATATGGGAGAAGCTGAACTGATCAGGGAGTTGGTGTATAAAATTATCAATGTAGATAAAATTAAGATGAAAGTGTGA
- the trxB gene encoding thioredoxin-disulfide reductase, with translation MEQNILDCVIVGSGPSGFTAAIYAARADLKPELYTGLEPGGQLTTTTEVDNFPGYPAGITGPEMMMDLQKQAERFDTKVHYEMITKAEFSKEVGGVHKLYAGNKEILAKTVIISTGATAKYLGLDDEKKYAGGGVSACATCDGFFYRGKDVVVVGAGDTAAEEATYLAKLCKKVTLLVRKDVFRASKAMVHRVENTPNIEVKFHHELIGIEGENSLVERAVIINNQTQEKSTVDVEGIFIAIGHKPNTDIFAGQVDLDENGYILTEKGSTRTNLPGVFAAGDVQDHIYRQAITAAGSGCMSAMDAEKYLAELH, from the coding sequence ATGGAGCAAAACATTTTAGATTGTGTGATCGTTGGATCTGGGCCTTCTGGTTTCACCGCTGCTATCTATGCAGCAAGAGCAGACCTTAAACCTGAATTGTATACAGGTTTGGAGCCAGGCGGACAATTAACTACCACCACAGAAGTGGATAACTTTCCAGGGTATCCAGCTGGGATTACAGGTCCTGAAATGATGATGGATCTGCAAAAACAGGCAGAAAGATTTGATACCAAAGTTCATTATGAAATGATCACTAAAGCTGAATTCTCTAAAGAAGTTGGTGGTGTTCACAAACTATATGCAGGAAATAAAGAGATCCTTGCAAAAACAGTAATTATCTCTACAGGTGCTACTGCAAAGTATTTAGGTCTTGATGATGAAAAAAAATATGCAGGAGGTGGAGTTTCAGCTTGTGCTACGTGTGACGGATTCTTCTACAGAGGAAAAGATGTTGTGGTAGTAGGAGCGGGAGATACAGCTGCTGAAGAAGCTACTTATCTTGCTAAGTTGTGTAAAAAAGTGACATTATTGGTAAGAAAAGACGTTTTCAGAGCATCAAAAGCAATGGTTCACAGAGTGGAAAATACTCCGAATATCGAAGTTAAATTCCACCATGAATTAATCGGGATTGAAGGTGAAAACAGCCTGGTAGAAAGAGCAGTGATCATCAACAACCAGACTCAGGAGAAATCTACAGTAGATGTTGAAGGAATCTTTATTGCAATCGGTCACAAACCGAATACTGATATTTTCGCAGGTCAGGTAGATCTTGATGAAAACGGATATATCTTAACAGAAAAAGGTTCTACAAGAACAAATCTTCCTGGAGTATTTGCTGCTGGAGATGTTCAGGATCACATCTACAGACAGGCTATTACAGCTGCTGGAAGCGGGTGTATGTCTGCTATGGATGCTGAAAAATATTTAGCTGAATTACACTAG
- a CDS encoding VOC family protein, translating to MKRVTAIGGIFFKCKDPEQVNEWYKTHLGLPTSPYGAKFDWKEADSDKKGYTLWSPFKESTQYFEPSSKEFMINYHVENIEVLVEELKKEGVTVLDEVATYEYGKFVHILDPEGNKIELFEPAGE from the coding sequence ATGAAAAGAGTAACCGCCATCGGAGGCATCTTCTTTAAGTGTAAAGACCCTGAACAAGTAAACGAATGGTATAAAACCCATCTTGGATTACCCACCAGCCCATATGGAGCCAAATTCGACTGGAAAGAGGCCGATTCTGATAAAAAAGGATACACCCTGTGGAGTCCTTTTAAAGAGTCTACCCAGTATTTTGAACCTTCATCAAAAGAATTCATGATCAATTACCATGTAGAGAATATTGAAGTATTGGTAGAGGAACTAAAGAAAGAAGGTGTAACCGTCCTGGATGAGGTAGCTACCTATGAATATGGGAAGTTTGTACATATCCTTGATCCGGAAGGAAACAAGATAGAATTGTTTGAACCGGCAGGGGAGTAA
- a CDS encoding glyceraldehyde-3-phosphate dehydrogenase codes for MEIKIIKVTHVTGTYIIEVPNGSLNDMKTQLDKCLNDEQGAIVVKGEDGDQFVYPSDLLKNSFIAIVDRE; via the coding sequence ATGGAAATAAAAATCATAAAGGTTACACACGTTACCGGAACTTATATAATCGAAGTTCCCAATGGATCGCTTAATGATATGAAAACCCAGCTGGATAAATGTCTGAATGATGAACAGGGAGCTATTGTTGTAAAGGGAGAGGATGGTGATCAGTTCGTATATCCATCTGATCTTTTAAAAAACAGCTTCATTGCAATCGTAGACAGGGAATAG
- a CDS encoding heme oxygenase has translation MKTIHLFRFNDSIFRKIPFFKEEHRLKTDVIELDLMNIEIVTEYIVKTHDDFSFDNTSGNDLLSMCKKAQKTIEHYFVIRLDHFDFI, from the coding sequence ATGAAAACAATACATCTCTTTCGGTTTAACGATTCTATTTTCCGTAAAATTCCTTTCTTCAAAGAAGAACATAGGTTGAAAACCGATGTAATCGAGCTCGATTTAATGAATATTGAAATAGTAACTGAATATATCGTGAAAACCCATGATGACTTTAGTTTTGACAACACATCAGGAAATGATCTTTTATCAATGTGCAAAAAAGCTCAAAAAACAATTGAACATTACTTTGTCATAAGACTTGATCATTTTGATTTTATATGA
- a CDS encoding cupin domain-containing protein has protein sequence MNHKELEKSKVYITNQIVEYIPNSVGSKTILEKLTGNISALSFDDKEGVSEKTSPFDAFAQIIEGKAEIIIDGASYFMEEGECIIIPAHKFHSIKGNKRFKMIVTIIKSGYE, from the coding sequence ATGAATCATAAAGAACTTGAGAAATCAAAAGTATATATTACCAACCAGATTGTAGAATACATTCCGAATTCTGTTGGCAGCAAAACAATACTGGAAAAACTTACAGGCAACATCAGTGCTTTATCGTTTGATGACAAAGAAGGGGTATCCGAAAAAACTTCTCCTTTTGATGCTTTTGCACAAATTATTGAAGGTAAAGCAGAAATCATTATAGACGGAGCTTCTTATTTTATGGAAGAAGGTGAATGCATTATCATTCCCGCCCATAAATTTCATTCGATAAAAGGAAATAAACGCTTTAAGATGATAGTAACAATAATAAAAAGCGGCTATGAATAA
- a CDS encoding calcium:proton antiporter encodes MYIKKYLGMWTFLIPILAWFSYVGNSVFSSGYYSVILTLFLIGSVLAAVYHSEVIAHRLGEPFGTLLLAFAITVIEVGLIISIMMGAKGLETITLARDTVFAAVMIILTGIIGGCIVIGSLRYREQSFTLQGVSTALITLTSVIIFVLILPNYTVSHLGGEYTSFQLLFIALISLGLYLGFTMIQTFRHRSFFISPQNKLSKNLPVESNNKIISRKQLYINCILLILSLGIVVLLAKLLSKDVEHIVVSVGAPKSLVGIIIAGIVLLPEGLAAFRAAKNDQIQTSLNLAFGSALASIGLSIPAIAIISVMTGIRMTLGIDIKSTILLGLSLFIITVSLATGRTNIMQGIVLIAIFLIYLFITIVP; translated from the coding sequence ATGTATATAAAAAAATATTTAGGGATGTGGACGTTTTTGATTCCTATCCTGGCATGGTTCTCTTATGTTGGAAATTCTGTTTTTTCTTCAGGGTATTACTCTGTGATTCTTACTTTATTTTTAATAGGAAGTGTTTTGGCTGCGGTGTACCATTCCGAAGTCATTGCTCATCGTTTGGGAGAGCCATTCGGTACTTTACTTCTGGCATTTGCCATTACGGTCATAGAAGTAGGGCTTATTATTTCCATTATGATGGGAGCAAAAGGGTTGGAAACCATTACTCTTGCCAGAGATACGGTTTTTGCAGCAGTGATGATAATCCTTACGGGAATCATTGGGGGCTGTATTGTAATAGGTTCTTTAAGATATAGAGAACAAAGTTTTACACTACAAGGGGTAAGTACTGCACTGATTACGCTTACCTCTGTTATTATTTTTGTGCTTATTCTGCCCAATTATACGGTAAGCCATCTCGGAGGTGAATACACGTCCTTCCAACTGCTTTTTATTGCCTTGATTTCTTTAGGACTTTATCTTGGATTTACCATGATCCAAACTTTTAGACATCGAAGCTTTTTCATTTCTCCACAAAACAAATTATCCAAGAACCTGCCTGTAGAAAGCAATAATAAAATAATTTCCAGAAAACAATTGTATATCAATTGTATATTGTTAATTTTATCCCTGGGAATAGTCGTTTTGCTGGCAAAACTTCTTTCAAAGGATGTTGAACATATAGTTGTTTCTGTGGGTGCCCCCAAATCTCTTGTAGGTATCATTATTGCTGGTATTGTTCTGCTTCCGGAAGGTCTGGCTGCATTCAGAGCTGCAAAAAATGATCAGATCCAAACCTCATTAAATCTGGCTTTTGGTTCAGCTTTGGCGAGTATCGGACTAAGTATTCCTGCGATTGCCATTATATCTGTAATGACCGGTATAAGAATGACATTGGGGATAGATATCAAATCAACGATACTTTTAGGACTGTCGCTTTTTATTATTACTGTTTCACTGGCAACAGGCAGAACTAATATCATGCAGGGAATTGTATTGATCGCTATTTTTTTAATTTATCTTTTTATTACAATTGTACCATAA